The Oscillatoria acuminata PCC 6304 genomic interval GTCTGTTGTTAATTGTTGATTGATAATTCTGAGTTTTCCCAGCCAAATTTAATGATTTTTTAATTTTTTGGTGATCACTCGATTCGGACTGTTAAAATATGTAAAGCAAATTCTCGCGCTCGTCAAGATCGACTTCTAAATTCTAAGCGTTCGTTGCGAGTGCTACGGGTTCAGGATTATATCGCCCTTCCCTTCCGATCGCCGACCCTTGATGCCGACGTCGAGATGAACTGCCGAAGGTGACGTTTTGCCGTCAACCCTCGCCTTTTCAGGGTGTGTTGATGTTCAACCCGAACACTCCCCAATTTATGAGGTAGTTATGACGCTCTTAGTCTCTCAACAGTCTATTTCAACTCAGCCTGCCGCACAGAATAAAGCGGCGCTCGGTCGCGTGTTTCAGGCGCTCAACCCTGATAGTTGCCCGACTACTTACAATTTTCACCTCCATACCGTCTGTTCCGATGGCAAGTTACGCCCGGAAGAAGTGATGGAACAAGCCATCTCTATTGGTCTCAAAGGGCTGGCAATTACGGATCATCAGAGTGTCCGAGGCTACTACGCCGCTCAACGCTGGTTAGATGAATGGTGGATTAACCATTCCGACTTATATCAAAGCGACAAAACTGTTGCGGAACTGCCTCAAGCACCCCAACTCTGGACTGGGGTGGAAATTAATGCGGGTCTCCTGGATGCGGAGGTTCATATTCTGGGATATGCCTTCAATCCAGAACATCCTCGGATGCAACCCTATCTTCAAAGTCAGGTGGTCACGGGTCCCGATTATCAAGCATCTGAAGTGATTCATGCCATTCAAGCTGCCGGTGGATTGGCGGTTTTAGCTCACCCGGCGCGGTATGCCAAGCGATCGCCTGCGGACCTGATTCCCGAAGCCGCCTCTTTGGGCATTGATGGCATCGAAACCTATTATGCCTACAAAAACCCAAACCCTTGGAAACCCAGTCCCAAGCAAACCGCCAAAGTTTATGAGTTAGGTGCCACCTACGGATTATTAAATACCTGTGGCACCGATACCCACGGCTCTAATATGCTCTTACGTCTGTGATCCCATCAAGAGCAGCACCCAGGCAGAGAAGCCTCATCTTCTCTGCTTTAGAACCCCCCGGCTAACACGACAACGGTCATTGTCCCCAAACTCATCAAAATCATTAACGCTGCCATCATTAAGACTTGTCCCAAAGGTGAGGAAATTTTTGCTACTTTCATAAGTTTTAGGTCTTTTTTCTTATTGTTTGTTGAAGTAATGGCTCAAACATTAGCAAAAATTTTCAGCAACATGAGAAATTATGACCAATTTTTAAAGAAATGTAACTTTTCTTAATCTTTTGCCGATCGCCGATGGTGATTCCTAGGGGTGAAGTCAATCACCGGCAACGAGCCATCGGTCCCTATTCAGTCAGCCCATGTTCCAGCGCATACCTCACTAACTCCGTTCGGCTGTTGGTGCCAGTTTTGCTAAATAAGCGGCTGACATATTTTTCGACATTGCGAACGCTGGTATCGAGATTGCGGGCGATTTCCTTGTTCATCAGTCCTTTCGCCACTAAATCCAAAACACTTTGTTCGCGAGGGGTCAGGTCAATTTTGATGGGGGGTGGGGTTTGAGCGATGGAATGCCGTCCCGATAACATGGACTTGATTTCCCCAATTTCCCGGGCTAAGGAGGCTAAATCTGGGGCTTCTCCTTCCCCACTGGCAGCGGCGCGACGATCTAACAGGTTGCGGACGATCGCCACTAATTCATCAGGGTCAAAGGGTTTGGAGAGGTAGGCATCACAACCGGCTTGATAGCCTTGGATGCGATCGCCTGTCATGCCTCTAGCGGTTAAAAAAACCACTGGCATCACTTTAAAGCGGGGGTCTTCTCTCATCCGTTTGAG includes:
- a CDS encoding response regulator transcription factor, with amino-acid sequence MSAQLLLVDDEPGLREAVQAYLEDEGFSVQVASNANDGWDLLQQQHPDLVITDLMMPQVDGFEFLKRMREDPRFKVMPVVFLTARGMTGDRIQGYQAGCDAYLSKPFDPDELVAIVRNLLDRRAAASGEGEAPDLASLAREIGEIKSMLSGRHSIAQTPPPIKIDLTPREQSVLDLVAKGLMNKEIARNLDTSVRNVEKYVSRLFSKTGTNSRTELVRYALEHGLTE
- a CDS encoding PHP domain-containing protein, which translates into the protein MTLLVSQQSISTQPAAQNKAALGRVFQALNPDSCPTTYNFHLHTVCSDGKLRPEEVMEQAISIGLKGLAITDHQSVRGYYAAQRWLDEWWINHSDLYQSDKTVAELPQAPQLWTGVEINAGLLDAEVHILGYAFNPEHPRMQPYLQSQVVTGPDYQASEVIHAIQAAGGLAVLAHPARYAKRSPADLIPEAASLGIDGIETYYAYKNPNPWKPSPKQTAKVYELGATYGLLNTCGTDTHGSNMLLRL